A window from Hypomesus transpacificus isolate Combined female chromosome 26, fHypTra1, whole genome shotgun sequence encodes these proteins:
- the LOC124487480 gene encoding uncharacterized protein LOC124487480, with protein sequence MSYRKLRDAVIAFLQLLSADFSWGFKCPICQDNFNHRTRTLIPEPDLRKLLQRYSADGLLPGEHREMMSQSAKSAPFLLPLLQKLALTSPTHASEPYRPLLTQVSKNSPACALLHPSKELGELMSEMEGLKYCRIERQPALLGKLAKECPLFFSLVGMEGTFPQEVVPIFQYLYKKALETVSTPPVSTPLTSPEDPGHYFPNLPPVRDRGLYTTDKCKKEASDCRKTAGRHPNLIPGIFTLFCTHGVCLGFSIMEQVESVNVPFTILRTRFRQCPKTVVYDNACQLQTYCLRRDPGFFRETWFLVDRLHWRNHSGCNIGYNLDSYPQFQKINSQVAEQNNSLLKKMKGQLSYMNRENFIRHLMLFLWHRSCKVITKL encoded by the exons ATGTCCTACCGCAAGTTGAGGGATGCAGTCATAGCCTTTTTGCAGCTTCTGTCTGCAGACTTTAGCTGGGGATTCAAATGTCCCATCTGCCAAGATAACTTCAA TCACAGAACGAGAACTTTGATTCCTGAGCCAGACCTCCGTAAGCTGCTGCAGCGCTACAGTGCAGACGGGCTCCTCCCTGGAGAACACAGGGAAATGATGTCACAGAGTGCCAAAAGCGCCCCATTCCTCCTGCCCCTTTTGCAGAAGCTGGCCCTGACTTCACCCACACACGCAAGTGAGCCCTACCGCCCTCTCTTAACACAAGTCAGCAAGAACTCCCCTGCCTGTGCTCTGCTACATCCCAGTAAAGAACTCGGGGAGTTGAtgtcagagatggagggattgaAGTACTGCCGGATCGAGCGGCAACCAGCACTTTTAGGGAAACTTGCCAAGGAATGCCCTTTGTTTTTTAGCTTGGTTGGGATGGAAGGGACTTTTCCTCAGGAGGTGGTACCCATCTTTCAGTACCTCTATAAAAAGGCACTGGAAACAGTGTCCACACCTCCGGTCTCGACACCCCTAACTTCCCCAGAGGATCCTGGGCATTACTTCCCCAATCTGCCtcctgtgagagacagaggcttGTACACTACAGACAAGTGTAAAAAGGAGGCCAGTGACTGTAGGAAGACAGCAGGCAGACACCCTAACCTGATCCCTGGCATATTCACCCTGTTCTGCACACATG GTGTTTGTCTTGGGTTTTCAATAATGGAGCAAGTGGAGTCGGTGAACGTGCCGTTTACCATACTCCGGACACGTTTTCGACAAT GCCCCAAGACAGTCGTATATGACAACGCCTGTCAGCTGCAAACCTACTGCTTGCGGAGGGACCCAGGTTTTTTTAGAGAGACTTGGTTTCTTGTGGATCGTTTGCACTGGCGCAACCACTCTG GGTGTAACATTGGATACAATCTGGACAGCTATCCTCAGTTCCAGAAAATAAATTCTCAGGTGGCAGAGCAGAATAACTCGCTCTTGAAGAAGATGAAAGGACAACTGTCCTACATGAACAGGGAGAACTTCATCAGGCATCTGATGCTCTTCCTGTGGCACAGATCATGCAAAGTCATTACAAAACtttga